A window from Vigna angularis cultivar LongXiaoDou No.4 chromosome 7, ASM1680809v1, whole genome shotgun sequence encodes these proteins:
- the LOC108337567 gene encoding uncharacterized protein LOC108337567 has product MKVSGFFALLLVVGATLMFFNILIPTSASWSPDFIGTNNGHKATLIAVSRKLKENGNNVKSGISNNGDMSQVILTDYNPVDPTPGSRTKASLYPDPIEHGSPLIPYIPKPSPPGDSD; this is encoded by the exons ATGAAGGTTTCTGGCTTCTTTGCTTTGCTCTTGGTGGTTGGAGCAACTTTGATGTTCTTTAACATCTTAATTCCTACCAGTGCATCTTGGTCACCTG ATTTCATAGGGACCAACAATGGTCATAAAGCAACACTGATTGCAGTAAGCAGGAAACTGAAG GAAAATGGAAACAATGTTAAAAGTGGTATCAGCAACAATGGTGATATGAGTCAAGTGATTCTGACTGATTACAATCCCGTTGATCCAACACCAGGTTCTAGAACAAAGGCCTCTCTATATCCTGATCCTATTGAGCATGGAAGCCCTCTGATTCCATACATCCCAAAACCTTCACCTCCTGGAGATTCTGACTAA